A genomic stretch from Theobroma cacao cultivar B97-61/B2 chromosome 4, Criollo_cocoa_genome_V2, whole genome shotgun sequence includes:
- the LOC18602607 gene encoding protein PRD1 isoform X1: MMLEDSQEPDVSFCVDQEPAVIQCSQGHRTTLCLRTQQGGSICLLCFSNLISNPCAPTLHVSYALSQLSHALSQPLFLNSLLSFHPHFLISPLLHALSSFDDDPIAQQLIDIITALCASANASVTADFVTQVAEQLSSGTLAWSRRQLYLLHCLGVLLNCQAAEPCMHIRDKVALVSNLVAGLQLPSDEIRGEILFVLYQLSLHAYTSKDCVGADVLQAFCPSLLRLSMEALLKTQRDDVRLNGVECKDPVVYSCLKVLNLFPSTEQAFRQRLVIGFPTLIPVLRFVAEVPFHPAQTHTLKLIQNCVSDCPGIASTSNIEELALILSRMLERHRGGEIGMNPETFLLVCSIFVVLLRIPSSQGASSLAALLQESLKHAVLTSLEKDPGQLLHSLYLLKEAYSYTNEEFTANKSSHLELRNYTVDLCTSHILPWFAMAINEIDEDTVLGVLETFHFILLQNPDTEATELAKVLFSSSWFSFSFGCLGLFPTEKMKWRVYLMLSSLVDILLGNQAGQPVRNAALFLPSDPIDLLFLLGQKNSHDLDLSSCQAAILLLLHVSCLHDDRLAGERSILASLEQYILVNSGDIFSGGIDSLTMMQVLNLYGLCRGLAKVNYEVSHSPEAERILFHILTESEWDLPSAMIHPVAVRWLFQQEKICKPLSYQLLKFCRRNCSDGNQIIIHGDKSHIMDVQVIAELVVTGDNYAAKLLMCLLVQLSEEGAQKHDIVAVVNLIATVINIFPAASDQLCLHGIGNAILTVVYYNSRHSSSSEFLVAILLLICNILSSVHPEKLSDGESWLALSTKLIDSLIPAVKKHGWNQEGLLLVGILSLILHHSSNKVLIEASKSIICNASLISTINSTVQAVSGRGPALIEYDEGTSSGENLIFLLLLYYFSLRCLRAVLPEVLDWQTFLNSPNMMQPLSTINIHWHDLCRLMHFGSPMVKLVASSCLLELFSGISYQKKRKHEELQCFMGQLMSIMTVLEGLVFYDDIRVAMNCCLCLSIILGWEELDMQESGIARSNWYRLIVEEMVMTMAVPCLASTSFINYHKPAVHVTVALLKLQKVPGWMRTVFDDLSISCIIDNLKMDVSPEMVLLFRALLNSGFLKAEHIASLNHALQACRKRMYNNTEEHLMDKHVQKIVSSSDDLGEVCEYLIHLMMSQSSSDANSGNKRLFEEIEMFFSTSTVEGNS, from the exons ATGATGTTGGAAGATTCACAAGAACCAGACGTCTCATTCTGTGTGGATCAAGAACCAGCGGTAATCCAATGTTCGCAAGGCCACAGAACCACGCTCTGTCTCCGGACCCAACAAGGCGGCTCAATCTGCCTCCTCTGCTTCTCCAACCTCATCTCCAACCCATGCGCTCCTACCCTCCACGTCTCCTACGCTCTCTCCCAACTCTCCCACGCTCTCTCCCAACCTCTTTTTCTCAACTCCCTCCTTTCCTTCCATCCTCACTTCCTTATCTCCCCTCTCCTCCACGCCCTCTCTTCCTTCGACGACGATCCCATCGCTCAACAACTCATCGATATAATCACCGCCCTTTGCGCGTCTGCTAATGCCTCTGTGACTGCCGATTTCGTCACGCAAGTGGCCGAACAACTATCTTCTGGCACGTTGGCGTGGAGCCGGAGGCAGCTTTATCTG CTTCACTGCTTAGGGGTTCTCTTGAACTGTCAAGCAGCTGAACCCTGTATGCACATCAGAGACAAAGTCGCTTTAGTATCCAATTTGGTGGCAGGTCTTCAATTGCCAAG TGATGAAATCCGAGGGGAGATTCTTTTTGTTCTGTACCAGCTATCCCTTCATGCATATACATCTAAAGATTGTGTAGGAGCAGATGTTCTTCAGGCTTTTTGTCCTAGTCTGTTGCGTCTGTCAATGGAAGCCCTtctgaaaacccaaagagatgATGTACGATTGAATGGTGTAG AATGTAAGGATCCAGTGGTCTACTCTTGTCTGAAGGTTCTAAATCTCTTTCCAAGTACTGAGCAGGCCTTCAGACAAAGGCTTGTTATTGGTTTTCCAACTCTGATTCCAGTGCTCCGTTTTGTGGCTGAAGTTCCTTTCCACCCTGCTCAAACTCACACACTAAAGCTCATACAGAACTGTGTCTCTGATTGCCCTGGAATAGCATCAACCTCTAACATTGAAGAATTAGCTCTTATTTTGTCAAGGATGCTTGAAAGGCATAGAGGTGGAGAAATTGGCATGAACCCAGAGACATTCCTATTGGTTTGTTCTATTTTTGTAGTTCTTTTGAGAATCCCATCTTCTCAAGGGGCTTCAAGTCTGGCAGCATTACTTCAGGAATCATTAAAACATGCTGTTTTAACTAGTCTTGAGAAAGATCCAGGTCAACTCTTGCATTCTTTATACCTTCTTAAAGAAGCATATTCATACACTAATGAAGAGTTCACTGCAAACAAGTCTAGCCACTTGGAACTGCGAAATTATACTGTGGACTTATGTACATCACATATATTACCTTGGTTTGCCATGGCTATTAATGAAATTGATGAGGACACTGTCCTGGGGGTATTagaaacattccattttataCTGCTTCAGAATCCTGACACCGAAGCAACAGAACTTGCCAAAGTCCTATTTTCATCCTCTTGGTTCAGTTTCTCATTCGGGTGTCTAGGACTATTTCCCACCGAAAAGATGAAGTGGAGAGTATATCTAATGCTCAGTTCCCTTGTGGATATTCTTTTGGGAAATCAAGCCGGACAACCTGTTAGAAATGCTGCTTTATTTCTTCCATCTGATCCTATTGACTTGCTATTTCTACTTGGGCAGAAGAACTCCCATGATTTAGATTTGTCTTCTTGTCAAGCTGCAATTTTGCTGCTTCTACATGTCAGTTGCCTACATGATGACAG GCTTGCAGGTGAGCGGTCGATTTTAGCTTCTCTGGAGCAATATATTCTTGTTAACAGTGGAGATATCTTCTCTGGGGGCATTGATTCATTGACAATGATGCAAGTGTTGAATCTTTATGGCCTATGTAGAGGTCTTGCAAAAGTGAACTACGAAGTCTCTCACAGCCCGGAAGCTGAGAGGATCTTGTTCCATATACTGACTGAAAGTGAATGGGATTTGCCTTCTGCAATGATTCACCCAGTGGCAGTGAGATGGTTGTTTCAGCAAGAGAAAATCTGCAAGCCATTATCTTACCAACTTCTAAAATTCTGCAGAAGAAATTGCTCAGATGGGAACCAAATTATCATCCATGGGGATAAAAGTCATATTATGGATGTACAAGTAATTGCAGAGTTGGTTGTGACAGGAGATAACTATGCTGCAAAACTATTGATGTGTTTATTGGTACAGCTTTCTGAGGAAGGAGCCCAAAAGCATGACATAGTAGCAGTAGTAAATCTTATAGCAACAGTCATTAACATCTTTCCAGCTGCCTCAGACCAACTATGCTTGCATGGCATAGGCAATGCAATCCTAACGGTAGTTTATTATAATTCAAGACATTCTTCTTCCTCAGAGTTTCTTGTGGCCATCTTACTTCTGATatgtaatattttaagttCAGTGCACCCTGAAAAACTTTCTGATGGCGAATCTTGGCTTGCATTGTCTACAAAG TTGATAGACAGCTTAATTCCTGCAGTTAAAAAGCATGGCTGGAATCAGGAAGGTTTGCTGTTAGTGGGCATTCTCTCCTTGATTTTGCATCATTCTTCCAACAAAGTACTCATTGAAGCTTCAAAAAGCATAATTTGTAATGCTTCCTTGATCTCTACAATCAACAGCACAGTCCAGGCTGTCTCTGGGAGGGGGCCTGCTCTAATCGAGTATGATGAAGGAACAAGCTCTGGGGAAAATCTAatatttttgcttttgttatACTACTTCTCTTTAAGATG CTTACGTGCTGTTCTACCAGAGGTTCTGGACTGGCAAACTttcctcaattcaccaaataTGATGCAGCCTCTTTCTACAATCAACATTCACTGGCACGATTTGTGCAGGCTGATGCATTTCGGGTCTCCAATGGTCAAGCTTGTTGCTTCATCTTGCCTGCTAGAGCTTTTTTCCGGAATATCATAtcagaaaaaaaggaaacatgAGGAGTTACAATGCTTCATGGGTCAACTAATGTCCATAATGACTGTCTTAGAAGGTCTGGTATTTTATGATGACATTAGGGTGGCAATGAACTGTTGCCTCTGCTTATCAATAATTTTAGGGTGGGAAGAGCTGGACATGCAGGAATCAGGAATTGCGAGAAGTAATTGGTACAGGCTAATTGTGGAGGAAATGGTAATGACTATGGCAGTTCCATGCTTAGCATCAACATCATTCATTAATTATCACAAGCCAGCCGTTCATGTAACTGTTGCATTGCTAAAACTTCAGAAGGTTCCGGGGTGGATGAGAACTGTGTTTGATGACCTTTCCATATCTTGTATAATTGATAACCTTAAAATGGACGTCAGCCCTGAGATGGTGCTTTTATTTCGAGCTCTCCTGAATTCTGGATTCTTGAAGGCAGAGCACATAGCCAGTCTTAATCATGCGCTCCAG GCATGCAGAAAACGTATGTACAACAACACTGAAGAACATCTCATGGACAAGCATGTTCAGAAGATTGTCTCCTCATCAGATGATTTGGGAGAAGTTTGTGAGTATCTCATTCACTTGATGATGTCTCAGTCATCTTCAGACGCCAATTCTGGGAACAAAAGACTGTTTGAAGAAATAGAAATGTTTTTCAGCACTTCAACAGTAGAAGGTAATAGCTGA
- the LOC18602607 gene encoding protein PRD1 isoform X2 codes for MMLEDSQEPDVSFCVDQEPAVIQCSQGHRTTLCLRTQQGGSICLLCFSNLISNPCAPTLHVSYALSQLSHALSQPLFLNSLLSFHPHFLISPLLHALSSFDDDPIAQQLIDIITALCASANASVTADFVTQVAEQLSSGTLAWSRRQLYLLHCLGVLLNCQAAEPCMHIRDKVALVSNLVAGLQLPSDEIRGEILFVLYQLSLHAYTSKDCVGADVLQAFCPSLLRLSMEALLKTQRDDVRLNGVAFLMLLAQNGLFGNGHGNEISSMRSDEADNFIQTTEDGLDEPPLSLLFAEAIKGPLLSSDSQVQISTLLLIFHYLSCGDASAKQIQILVEENIVDYLFEILRLSECKDPVVYSCLKVLNLFPSTEQAFRQRLVIGFPTLIPVLRFVAEVPFHPAQTHTLKLIQNCVSDCPGIASTSNIEELALILSRMLERHRGGEIGMNPETFLLVCSIFVVLLRIPSSQGASSLAALLQESLKHAVLTSLEKDPGQLLHSLYLLKEAYSYTNEEFTANKSSHLELRNYTVDLCTSHILPWFAMAINEIDEDTVLGVLETFHFILLQNPDTEATELAKVLFSSSWFSFSFGCLGLFPTEKMKWRVYLMLSSLVDILLGNQAGQPVRNAALFLPSDPIDLLFLLGQKNSHDLDLSSCQAAILLLLHVSCLHDDRLAGERSILASLEQYILVNSGDIFSGGIDSLTMMQVLNLYGLCRGLAKVNYEVSHSPEAERILFHILTESEWDLPSAMIHPVAVRWLFQQEKICKPLSYQLLKFCRRNCSDGNQIIIHGDKSHIMDVQVIAELVVTGDNYAAKLLMCLLVQLSEEGAQKHDIVAVVNLIATVINIFPAASDQLCLHGIGNAILTVVYYNSRHSSSSEFLVAILLLICNILSSVHPEKLSDGESWLALSTKLIDSLIPAVKKHGWNQEGLLLVGILSLILHHSSNKVLIEASKSIICNASLISTINSTVQAVSGRGPALIEYDEGTSSGENLIFLLLLYYFSLRCLRAVLPEVLDWQTFLNSPNMMQPLSTINIHWHDLCRLMHFGSPMVKLVASSCLLELFSGISYQKKRKHEELQCFMGQLMSIMTVLEGLVFYDDIRVAMNCCLCLSIILGWEELDMQESGIARSNWYRLIVEEMVMTMAVPCLASTSFINYHKPAVHVTVALLKLQKVPGWMRTVFDDLSISCIIDNLKMDVSPEMVLLFRALLNSGFLKAEHIASLNHALQACRKRMYNNTEEHLMDKHVQKIVSSSDDLGEVCEYLIHLMMSQSSSDANSGNKRLFEEIEMFFSTSTVEGNS; via the exons ATGATGTTGGAAGATTCACAAGAACCAGACGTCTCATTCTGTGTGGATCAAGAACCAGCGGTAATCCAATGTTCGCAAGGCCACAGAACCACGCTCTGTCTCCGGACCCAACAAGGCGGCTCAATCTGCCTCCTCTGCTTCTCCAACCTCATCTCCAACCCATGCGCTCCTACCCTCCACGTCTCCTACGCTCTCTCCCAACTCTCCCACGCTCTCTCCCAACCTCTTTTTCTCAACTCCCTCCTTTCCTTCCATCCTCACTTCCTTATCTCCCCTCTCCTCCACGCCCTCTCTTCCTTCGACGACGATCCCATCGCTCAACAACTCATCGATATAATCACCGCCCTTTGCGCGTCTGCTAATGCCTCTGTGACTGCCGATTTCGTCACGCAAGTGGCCGAACAACTATCTTCTGGCACGTTGGCGTGGAGCCGGAGGCAGCTTTATCTG CTTCACTGCTTAGGGGTTCTCTTGAACTGTCAAGCAGCTGAACCCTGTATGCACATCAGAGACAAAGTCGCTTTAGTATCCAATTTGGTGGCAGGTCTTCAATTGCCAAG TGATGAAATCCGAGGGGAGATTCTTTTTGTTCTGTACCAGCTATCCCTTCATGCATATACATCTAAAGATTGTGTAGGAGCAGATGTTCTTCAGGCTTTTTGTCCTAGTCTGTTGCGTCTGTCAATGGAAGCCCTtctgaaaacccaaagagatgATGTACGATTGAATGGTGTAG CTTTTTTAATGCTCTTAGCACAAAATGGATTGTTTGGAAATGGACATGGTAATGAAATAAGCAGTATGAGGTCCGATGAAGCAGACAACTTCATTCAAACAACAGAAGATGGACTAGATGAACCCCCATTGAGTTTATTGTTTGCTGAGGCCATCAAAGGCCCCCTGCTTTCATCAGACAGCCAAGTGCAAATCAGCACACTGCTCCTCATTTTCCACTACCTGTCATGTGGGGATGCTTCTGCCAAACAGATTCAGATTTTGGTAGAAGAAAATATTGTGGATTATTTGTTTGAGATATTAAGATTATCAG AATGTAAGGATCCAGTGGTCTACTCTTGTCTGAAGGTTCTAAATCTCTTTCCAAGTACTGAGCAGGCCTTCAGACAAAGGCTTGTTATTGGTTTTCCAACTCTGATTCCAGTGCTCCGTTTTGTGGCTGAAGTTCCTTTCCACCCTGCTCAAACTCACACACTAAAGCTCATACAGAACTGTGTCTCTGATTGCCCTGGAATAGCATCAACCTCTAACATTGAAGAATTAGCTCTTATTTTGTCAAGGATGCTTGAAAGGCATAGAGGTGGAGAAATTGGCATGAACCCAGAGACATTCCTATTGGTTTGTTCTATTTTTGTAGTTCTTTTGAGAATCCCATCTTCTCAAGGGGCTTCAAGTCTGGCAGCATTACTTCAGGAATCATTAAAACATGCTGTTTTAACTAGTCTTGAGAAAGATCCAGGTCAACTCTTGCATTCTTTATACCTTCTTAAAGAAGCATATTCATACACTAATGAAGAGTTCACTGCAAACAAGTCTAGCCACTTGGAACTGCGAAATTATACTGTGGACTTATGTACATCACATATATTACCTTGGTTTGCCATGGCTATTAATGAAATTGATGAGGACACTGTCCTGGGGGTATTagaaacattccattttataCTGCTTCAGAATCCTGACACCGAAGCAACAGAACTTGCCAAAGTCCTATTTTCATCCTCTTGGTTCAGTTTCTCATTCGGGTGTCTAGGACTATTTCCCACCGAAAAGATGAAGTGGAGAGTATATCTAATGCTCAGTTCCCTTGTGGATATTCTTTTGGGAAATCAAGCCGGACAACCTGTTAGAAATGCTGCTTTATTTCTTCCATCTGATCCTATTGACTTGCTATTTCTACTTGGGCAGAAGAACTCCCATGATTTAGATTTGTCTTCTTGTCAAGCTGCAATTTTGCTGCTTCTACATGTCAGTTGCCTACATGATGACAG GCTTGCAGGTGAGCGGTCGATTTTAGCTTCTCTGGAGCAATATATTCTTGTTAACAGTGGAGATATCTTCTCTGGGGGCATTGATTCATTGACAATGATGCAAGTGTTGAATCTTTATGGCCTATGTAGAGGTCTTGCAAAAGTGAACTACGAAGTCTCTCACAGCCCGGAAGCTGAGAGGATCTTGTTCCATATACTGACTGAAAGTGAATGGGATTTGCCTTCTGCAATGATTCACCCAGTGGCAGTGAGATGGTTGTTTCAGCAAGAGAAAATCTGCAAGCCATTATCTTACCAACTTCTAAAATTCTGCAGAAGAAATTGCTCAGATGGGAACCAAATTATCATCCATGGGGATAAAAGTCATATTATGGATGTACAAGTAATTGCAGAGTTGGTTGTGACAGGAGATAACTATGCTGCAAAACTATTGATGTGTTTATTGGTACAGCTTTCTGAGGAAGGAGCCCAAAAGCATGACATAGTAGCAGTAGTAAATCTTATAGCAACAGTCATTAACATCTTTCCAGCTGCCTCAGACCAACTATGCTTGCATGGCATAGGCAATGCAATCCTAACGGTAGTTTATTATAATTCAAGACATTCTTCTTCCTCAGAGTTTCTTGTGGCCATCTTACTTCTGATatgtaatattttaagttCAGTGCACCCTGAAAAACTTTCTGATGGCGAATCTTGGCTTGCATTGTCTACAAAG TTGATAGACAGCTTAATTCCTGCAGTTAAAAAGCATGGCTGGAATCAGGAAGGTTTGCTGTTAGTGGGCATTCTCTCCTTGATTTTGCATCATTCTTCCAACAAAGTACTCATTGAAGCTTCAAAAAGCATAATTTGTAATGCTTCCTTGATCTCTACAATCAACAGCACAGTCCAGGCTGTCTCTGGGAGGGGGCCTGCTCTAATCGAGTATGATGAAGGAACAAGCTCTGGGGAAAATCTAatatttttgcttttgttatACTACTTCTCTTTAAGATG CTTACGTGCTGTTCTACCAGAGGTTCTGGACTGGCAAACTttcctcaattcaccaaataTGATGCAGCCTCTTTCTACAATCAACATTCACTGGCACGATTTGTGCAGGCTGATGCATTTCGGGTCTCCAATGGTCAAGCTTGTTGCTTCATCTTGCCTGCTAGAGCTTTTTTCCGGAATATCATAtcagaaaaaaaggaaacatgAGGAGTTACAATGCTTCATGGGTCAACTAATGTCCATAATGACTGTCTTAGAAGGTCTGGTATTTTATGATGACATTAGGGTGGCAATGAACTGTTGCCTCTGCTTATCAATAATTTTAGGGTGGGAAGAGCTGGACATGCAGGAATCAGGAATTGCGAGAAGTAATTGGTACAGGCTAATTGTGGAGGAAATGGTAATGACTATGGCAGTTCCATGCTTAGCATCAACATCATTCATTAATTATCACAAGCCAGCCGTTCATGTAACTGTTGCATTGCTAAAACTTCAGAAGGTTCCGGGGTGGATGAGAACTGTGTTTGATGACCTTTCCATATCTTGTATAATTGATAACCTTAAAATGGACGTCAGCCCTGAGATGGTGCTTTTATTTCGAGCTCTCCTGAATTCTGGATTCTTGAAGGCAGAGCACATAGCCAGTCTTAATCATGCGCTCCAG GCATGCAGAAAACGTATGTACAACAACACTGAAGAACATCTCATGGACAAGCATGTTCAGAAGATTGTCTCCTCATCAGATGATTTGGGAGAAGTTTGTGAGTATCTCATTCACTTGATGATGTCTCAGTCATCTTCAGACGCCAATTCTGGGAACAAAAGACTGTTTGAAGAAATAGAAATGTTTTTCAGCACTTCAACAGTAGAAGGTAATAGCTGA
- the LOC18602608 gene encoding pentatricopeptide repeat-containing protein At4g14190, chloroplastic — protein sequence MENALTLNLRCKITLRWQSTYDNKKKMKIFCGTQFPKATRHCCLSSIRPSPPGPDGSSCKNHTALLVETYHHHRRLKALLERLEKDDSCPLQMLRDDGDWTKDIFWVVIRFLRRASRSNEILQVFHMWKNIEKSRINELNYEKIIGLLGEEGRVGQAVQALREMGGYGLKPSLEVYNSIIHAYARNGKFDDALSFLNEMKEIGLAPETDTYDGLIEAYGKYKMYDEIGTCLKTMELDRCRPDHFTYNLLIREFSRGGLLQRMEQVYQILLSKQMNLQSSSLVAMLEAYANFGILDKMEKVYRKVVNSMTLKEDTIRILASVYIKNYMFSRLDDLGIDLSSRTGRNDLVWCLRLLSHACLLSRKGMDSVILEMCEAKASWNVTISNIILLAYMKMKDFKRLRILLSQLPSHQVRPDIITIGILSDAIEIGFDGAEALETWRKMGLLYRTVEMNTDPLVLIAFGKGHFLRDCEEIYTSLEPKARKEKRWTYHHLIDLVIKHKAKQP from the exons ATGGAGAATGCACTAACCCTGAATTTACGCTGCAAAATTACATTGAGATGGCAGTCCACCTACGATaacaagaagaagatgaagatttTCTGCGGAACCCAATTCCCAAAAGCAACCAGGCATTGTTGTCTATCCTCTATCCGCCCATCACCGCCAGGGCCGGATGGCTCTTCTTGCAAAAACCATACCGCGCTTCTCGTTGAGACCTATCATCACCACCGGCGGCTCAAGGCCTTACTTGAGAGGCTGGAGAAGGACGACTCTTGCCCTTTGCAAATGCTTCGAGATGACGGAGATTGGACCAAGGACATCTTTTGGGTTGTCATTAGGTTTCTCAGACGTGCCTCCAGATCCAATGAAATTCTCCAG GTTTTTCATATGTGGAAGAATatagagaaatcaagaatCAATGAATTGAACTATGAAAAGATTATAGGATTGTTAGGTGAAGAGGGAAGGGTGGGACAAGCAGTCCAGGCACTACGAGAAATGGGGGGATATGGTCTTAAACCTTCTTTGGAGGTTTACAATTCAATTATTCATGCTTATGCCAGGAATGGAAAGTTTGATGATGCTTTGTCTTTCCTCAATGAGATGAAAGAAATTGGTTTGGCACCGGAAACGGACACGTATGATGGGCTAATTGAAGCATatggaaaatataaaatgtatgATGAAATTGGTACATGCTTGAAGACGATGGAATTGGACAGGTGCCGACCTGACCATTTTACCTATAACTTGCTTATCCGTGAGTTTTCACGTGGTGGCTTGCTCCAAAGAATGGAACAAGTTTATCAAATCCTTCTCTCAAAACAGATGAATTTGCAGTCTTCTTCTTTGGTTGCAATGCTTGAGGCTTATGCAAACTTTGGGATTCtagataagatggagaagGTTTATAGAAAGGTTGTGAATTCGATGACTTTAAAGGAGGATACAATTAGAATATTAGCCAGTGTTTATATCAAGAACTACATGTTTTCAAGATTAGATGATTTGGGTATTGACCTTTCTTCAAGAACTGGTAGAAATGATCTTGTTTGGTGTTTGCGCCTCCTTTCTCATGCCTGTCTTTTGAGCCGAAAAGGGATGGATTCTGTTATCCTGGAGATGTGTGAAGCAAAAGCTTCATGGAATGTAACAATCTCAAATATTATCTTGCTAGCTTATATGAAGATGAAAGATTTCAAGCGCTTGAGAATTTTACTTTCTCAATTACCAAGCCATCAAGTAAGACCTGATATAATCACTATTGGAATTTTATCGGATGCTATCGAGATTGGATTTGATGGGGCTGAAGCTTTAGAGACTTGGAGAAAAATGGGCCTTCTTTACAGAACTGTAGAAATGAACACTGATCCTCTGGTTCTCATTGCATTTGGAAAGGGGCATTTTCTTAGAGATTGTGAGGAGATATATACCTCCCTTGAACCTAAAGCcaggaaagagaaaagatggACCTATCACCACCTTATTGATTTAGTAATTAAACACAAAGCAAAGCAGCCATAG